The Longimicrobium sp. genomic sequence CAGGTCCGCTACCTGAACCACGACTTCGCCCTGTACCTGGGCCTTGCCGCGTACGAGGAGCTGGTCTCGTTCGAGCACCACCCCACCGGGCTGGGCGAGTGGTTCTTCCGCGAGGCCGCGTTCCCCGAGGCGCCGGACAACGCGGACGAGTACTTCCAGCGCTACTACCCGCAGCACACCGCGCGCAACCGCGCCCTGAAGGACTTCGTGATGCGGATGCGCGCCGGGCTGCGCACGCACTTCCAGGAGATGATCGACCGCTACGGGCTGGACCAGGCGGACCTGGTGGGCTTCACCTCCATGTTCTCGCAGAACGCCGCCACCCTGGCCATGGCGCGGATGATCAGGGAGCGGAACCCGTCGGCGGTGATCGTGGTGGGCGGCGCCAACTGCGAGGCGCCGATGGGGCGCGAGCTGCTGGAGAACGCGCCGGTGCTGGACTTCGTCTTCTCGGGCCCGTCGCTGCGGAGCTTTCCCCGGCTGCTGCGCTGCCTGGTGGACGGCGACACCGAGGGGTGCCACCGCATCGACGGCGTGTTCTCGCGGAAGAACCGGGTGCGCGACGCGGCCGGCTGCGCCGCGCCGGGCCTAGACCTGGCGGCGACGGGCGGCCCGCCCGAGGTGCGCGCGTTCGGCGAGGAGAACGACGTGAACGAGCTGGCGGAGTACGACTGGGAGGAGTTCCTGGAGCGGTACGCGGCGGCGTTCCCCGAACGCGACAAGCCGATCCTCCTGTTCGAGACCTCGCGCGGGTGCTGGTGGGGCGAGAAGGCGCACTGCACCTTCTGCGGGCTGAACGGCTCCACCATCAGCTACCGCTCGATGCGCCCCGAGAACGCCTTCCGCGTGTTCAACGGCCTGTTCGCGCACGCCGACCGGGTGCGCGAGTTCCAGAGCGTCGACAACATCCTCCCCAAGAGCTACCTGACCGACGTCCTTCCCTACCTGGACACGCCGCCGGGCGTGTTCATGTTCTACGAGGTGAAGGCCGATCTCACCGAAGACGACTTCCGCACGCTGGCCAGGGCGCGGGTGCTGCGCATCCAGCCGGGGATCGAGGCGCTGAACACCTCCACCCTGAAGCTGATGCGCAAGGGAACCTCGGTGTTCCAGAACCTCTCGTTCCTGATCAACGCGGTGCGCTACGGGATCGAGCCCGCGTGGAACCTGCTGATCGGGTTCCCGGGAGAAGAGCTGGAGGTGTACGAGAAGTACGAGCGCGAGCTGCCGCTGCTCACCCATCTCTACCCGCCCGCCGGGGTGTTTCCCGTGCGCTTCGACCGCTTCAGCCCGTACTACGAAGAGGCCGAGGCCTACGGGCTGGACCTGCATCCGCTGGACTGGTACGAGCTGACGTACCCGTTCCCGCGCGAGTCGCTGTACCGCCTGGCCTACTACTTCGCGGACGACAACAGCCTGGCGCCGTACGCCACCAACGCGGCGCTGATGGTCGCCCGGCTGCGGGCGAAGGTGGACCGCTGGAAGACGTTGTGGAATTCCGCCGGCCGGCCCGAGCTGCGCCTGTGCCTGCGCGAGGGCGTGCCCCACGTCTTCGATTCGCGCGACGGGGTGCCGCTGGAGTACCCGCTCCGCGAGGAGAGCCGGCGCGTGCTGGAGGCGCTGGGCACCGCGAAGAAGGTGGTGAACCTGGCGCGCGAGCTGGAGGGGGTCGACGTGGAGGCCGAGATCGCGTGGCTGGTGGAGCGCGGCCTCGTCTTCCACGAGGGCGAGCGCTACATGAGCCTGCTCGTCGCTCCGCCGCGCCCCATCACCGTTCCCCTCGAGAACGTGATCCTCGCCACCGCCACGGTGTGATCCGCCGGCGGACGGAGGCGCGACGCCCGGACGGCGGCACCGCGGGCGGACCGGAGGATGTCTCGCGGGCGACGCGGGTTTCGTCGTCCCCACATCACACGAACATGGCGGATGATGCTGGCCCGGCGGCGCATCCCTTGGAGCAGTCCGAGGTTGATAGTTCATATTTCCGGACGATAAATGAATTAAGTCCCACAGTCGCCGTTTGGGGAGGATGACAGACATCGGGACGCCGAAGTGAGCCGCAACGGGGGGATGAGGGGCCAGCGGCTTCGCGCGGCGCCGCCCGGTGTGCCCTCGCCGCCGGTGGATGGTGACGGGTTGGGCCGTTTCTCGTGATCCAACGCTCTGTCCAGGGGATCGTCAATGGATGCAGTTGCCGGCCAGACACTCACGGCAGCGCCGGAGGGCGCGCTCCTGCCGCGACTTGCCGTGGCGACCGGTCCCGAGCTCACCGTTCCGGAGGGAGCGCCGGCCACGCTGGCCGACGTCCTCCGCCGTGCCTCGGAAGAGGCCGCGGCGCGCCGCGTGATCCGCGTCGGGCGCGACGGCGGGGAGGTGGTGCTGCGCTACGACGAGCTCCGGAGCCGCGCGGAACGGATCTTGGGCGGGCTCCGGGCGCGCGGCGCACGGCCCGGCGACGAGGTGATTCTCCAGCTCGGCGCGGTCGACGAGTTCCTCCCGGCGTTCTGGGCGTGCGTCCTGGGCGGCTTCACGGCCGTTCCCTGCGAGCCCGCGGGCGCGCACGACGGCGCGGGGACCGCGGCGCGGCGGCTCCGCGACGTCTGGAGCACGCTGGACCGGCCGCTGGTGGTCGCCGCCACCGGAGCCGAGGGGCCGGTGCGCGCGGCGCTGGGCGTCGATGCCCACATCGCCCCCGTGGCGGAGCTGGCCGCGCACGCCCCGGACCCGGCGTGGCACCCCAGCCCCCCGGAGGCGATCGCGGCGCTGCTGCTGAGCTCGGGAACCACCGGACGCCCGCGGCTGATCCAGCGCAGCCACCACAACCTCCTCTGCGTCTGCCAGCGGAATCCGGGGCTGGCCGGCTGCGCCGAGATCACCTTCCTCAACTGGCTCCCGCTGGACCACAACGCGGGGCTCACCTCCAGCATGTCGATCCTGGCTGCGGGCGCGGACCAGGTGCAGCTGGGCACCCGCGACGTGCTGGAGGCTCCCGGGCACTGGCTGGAGGGCCTCCACCGCTACCGCGTCACCCACACGGGGGGCACCAACTACTCGCTGGGGCTGATCAACGCGCACTTGGCCGCGGGCGGAGGGCGTGCGGGGTGGGACTTCTCCCGCGTGCAGAGCTTCGTGGTGAGCGCGGAGCCGGTGGTCGCGCGCACCGTGCGCGCCTTCCTGGAGCAGATGGCGCCGTACGGCCTGCGCCCCGAGGCGCTGCGCCCCTCTTACGGATCTACCGAGGCGGGGGGAATCTCGCGACTCACCGACCTGCGCCTGGACGAGGGCGGCGACGCCTTCGTGGAGGCGGGGACCCTGTTCCCGGGGATCTCGCTGCGGGTGACGGACGCGGCGGGGCGGGTGGTGGAGGAAGGGCGCGAGGGGCGGATCCAGGTGCGCGGCGACACCGTCACGCCCGGGTACGCCCGCGACCCCGGGCACACGCGGGAGAGCTTCACCGGCGACGGCTGGTTCATCACCGGCGACCTGGGCTACCTGCGCGCGGGAAGGCTGATGCTCACCGGGCGCGAGAAGGACGTCCTGATCCTCAACGGCGTCAACGTCGCCAGCCAGGAGATCGAAGCGGAGATCGAAGCTGTGGACGGCGTCGAGCGCGGCTGCACCGCCGTCTGCGCCGTGCGCCGGGGCGACACCGACGCGGCCGCCGTCTTCCTGCACACGCCGTTCGCCGAAGCGGGAGAGCGCGACGCGCTCCGGCGGGAGGTGCGGCGCGTGGTGGCGGCCCGGTTCGGGGCCACGGTGGCCCACCTCCTCCTCGTGGGGCGCGACGAGATCCCGCGCACCGCCACGGGAAAGATCCGGCGCCCGGTGCTGCGCCGGCGCCTGGAGGCGGGAGACTTCGCCGCGGCGGTGGCGGAGGACGCGGGCGCTGGCGGCGGCGGATGGGCG encodes the following:
- a CDS encoding RiPP maturation radical SAM C-methyltransferase; its protein translation is MYKIALVNMPLATLSMPSLALTQLQSVVRQTFGARVEAQVRYLNHDFALYLGLAAYEELVSFEHHPTGLGEWFFREAAFPEAPDNADEYFQRYYPQHTARNRALKDFVMRMRAGLRTHFQEMIDRYGLDQADLVGFTSMFSQNAATLAMARMIRERNPSAVIVVGGANCEAPMGRELLENAPVLDFVFSGPSLRSFPRLLRCLVDGDTEGCHRIDGVFSRKNRVRDAAGCAAPGLDLAATGGPPEVRAFGEENDVNELAEYDWEEFLERYAAAFPERDKPILLFETSRGCWWGEKAHCTFCGLNGSTISYRSMRPENAFRVFNGLFAHADRVREFQSVDNILPKSYLTDVLPYLDTPPGVFMFYEVKADLTEDDFRTLARARVLRIQPGIEALNTSTLKLMRKGTSVFQNLSFLINAVRYGIEPAWNLLIGFPGEELEVYEKYERELPLLTHLYPPAGVFPVRFDRFSPYYEEAEAYGLDLHPLDWYELTYPFPRESLYRLAYYFADDNSLAPYATNAALMVARLRAKVDRWKTLWNSAGRPELRLCLREGVPHVFDSRDGVPLEYPLREESRRVLEALGTAKKVVNLARELEGVDVEAEIAWLVERGLVFHEGERYMSLLVAPPRPITVPLENVILATATV